In the Ornithinimicrobium pratense genome, ATGGTCAATGCCGCAGCGGCCCGGGACAGGGCGGTGACGACCGGCAGGCCCCAGCGGACGACCGGCCCGGGGTCGCCCAGGACGGGCGGGGCGGTGGCCCCAGTAGCCCAGACCGCCACCAGGAGCGGGCCCAGCAGTGCCAGGACGGCGGCCCAGGCCAAGTGCCGGCGACCGCGGCCGGGCGGGGCAGGTCCAGGGGGTGAGGCGGCCGGGTCCGAGGTGACCGTGCTCACGGAGTCTGCGCCACCGGCAACGTCCCGTGCATGCCGGCCGCGAGACCGAGGCATGTCTGGCCGCTCATGTCTCATCCTCCCTGTCGGCCAGCCAGTCTTGCACCTGGCCCACCTGCGGATGCTCGGGGGCGATGTCGAGGAGGCGCGGGCACAGGAGGGATCCCTGGTGTGGATGCCCCTGCTCATCGAGCAGAAAAGCGGTCGACGCGGGCCGCCCGTGCACGCAATGCTGGTCCAGGCTGGCGCGCTCCCGGCCATGGACCGTGACCCGCCCAACCGCCAGGAGTTCCCATGACCACCGTGCCGATGATCGACGTTGAGACCCTGGCCGCGGCCGCCGACCGCGGCAGCTTCAGCGGCCTGGTCACCCTGGACGTGCCGGGTCAGCAGCCCGTGACCCACGCCTTCGGCCACGCGCACCGTGGGCTGGCGGTGCCGCATACCCGCACCACCCGCTACGCGCTGGCCAGCGGCGGCAAGACCTTCACCGCGCTCGCGGTCCTCCGGCTGGCCGAGGACGGAGCGCTGCGGCTCACCGACCCGGTGCGGCCGCTCCTGGGCGAGGACCTGCCGCTCGTCGACGACGCCGTGACGGTCGAGCAACTGCTGACGCACACCTCGGGGATGGGCGACTACCTGGACGAGTCGGCGGGCTGGGAGAGCGATGACTACGTGCTACCGGTGCCGGTGCACACGCTCATCGAGACCGAGGCCTTCGTGCCGGTGGTCGACGGTGTCGATCAGGTCTTTGCGCCGGGGCAGCGGTTCGCCTACTGCAATGGCGGCTACGTGCTGCTCGCGCTGGTCGTGGAGCGGGTGAGCGGGGAGTCCTACCACGCCTACGTCGACCGCGAGGTCTGCCGTCGCGCCGGGCTGGGCGCGACCGGCTTCCTGCGCAGCGACGAGCTGCCCGGCGACGCGGCGCTCGGGTACCTCTACGACGACGGTCTGCGCACCAACGTCCTGCACCTGCCGGTCCTCGGCAACGGGGACGGCGGCATCTACTCCACCGCTGAGGACCTGCACCGGTTCTGGGGCGCGTTGGCCGGCGGGCGGGTTGTGGGGGAGCAGATGCTGCAGGTGCTGACCACACCCCGGCACGACGTGCCCGACGAAGGCCTGCGGTATGCCGCCGGCCTGTGGCTGCACGAGGCGGCCCCGCTGTGGGTGATGGAGGGCGCCGACGCCGGCGTCTCCTTCCGCTCCACCCACGACCCGGCCACCGGCACGACCCTCAGCGTGCTCGGCAACACCTCCGATGGCGCCTGGCCGGTCATCGGCGAACTGGCGGATCTGCTCGCCAGCTGACCGGCCAGCCCGCGGAGGAGGCTCGGTAGCCGCTCAGGAGACGTCCGGTCAGCGCAGGTACGGCGAGAGCAGCTCCATCGTCGCGTCCGTCACCACGCCCGAGCCGCCCAGCAGGTAGATCGCCTGAGGGCTCTGGCGGGTCAGCGCCGCAGCGGTCGCGGAGCGCACCCGGTCGTTGGCGGTGAGGACGATCGGCACCCCATGCAGACCACCGGCGAGGGCCGCGCCGACGATGGCGTCGGGGAAGTCCTGCGCGGAGGCGACGTAGGCGGGCGTCCGGCCGGCGGGGAACTGCCCGGCGATCCTGGCCATGGTGGCATAGCGGTCGCCACCGGCCAGCCGGCGGTAGGTGCCGCTGGCGGAGTAGCCCGCCGCCTGCTCGGCCACCGCGTCGGACACCGCGGTGGAGCCGCCGAGCACGACGACCTCCTGCGCGCCCAGCCGGCTCAGCTGGTCGATGGTGGCCTGGTCGAGCCGGTCCTGGCGGGTCAGCAGCATCGGCATGCTCTCGTGCCCGGCCAGGGCCGCGCCGGCCAGTGCGTCCGGGTAGTCCTCACCGCTGGCCAGGTAGACCCGCGCCCGTCCGGCCGGATAGTAGGAGGCCACGGCGGCAGCCGTCGCGTAGCGGTTGGTGCCCCCCACACGGGTGAGGTCCCGGTTGCGGGTCAGGTTCCGCAGCTCCTGCGTCACCTTCGTGGAGACTGCTTCCGGTCCGCCGACGACGACGACGCGGGCGGGGTTGAGGCGCTGCAGCGCGGACAGGGTCGCCCCGGGGATGGTGTCAGAACGGGTGAGCAGCACCGGTGCGTCATACACACCGGCCCGAGCGGCGGCGGTCAGCGCGTCGGGGTAGTCCAGGCCGTTGACGACATAGACGACGTTGGTGTTCGTGCCCCACGCGCGGCTGGCCTGGGCCGCGGTGCCATACCGGTCATCGCCGAAGATCCGCTCCACACTGCCCCTCTGGTCGAAGGTGAAGTAGTGCGAGGACAACCCGTTGGCGTTGGCCGGCCACGGGTTAGACATCTGCAGCCCGCCGCCGGAGGCGTAGGCCCAGGTGTAGTGACCGCCCGCGGTGAAACCCTCGACCCGGGCGTCCAGCACCCGGCCGCCCCACTCGCCGTGCCCGTCCCGGCGCAGGATCTGGACCCGCTCGACGCGGTGGATGTTGTAGCGCTGCTCCAGGTTGCGCACGGGCAGCTGCGCGCTCCAGGAGCTGCGCGGGTTGTTGGCCACGGTGTCGTAGGGGTCCGGCTGGGCCACGAGGTAGCCGTGGCCTGGCCCGCCGACCGTGGTGTGCCCACCGGTGGAGGAGGAGTACATGGTGGTGGCCAGCTGGGGCACGCCGCTGCCGAAGTCGTAGGTCAGCACCTGTCCGTTCGTGGCGCCCACCGCGGCGGTCGTGTTGGCGTGCTCGTACCAGGTGACGGTGCCGTTGGCGTTGCGCGCGCCCATGCCGCGGTAGGCCTGGCAGGCGGTCGTGTCGCAGGTGTCGTAGTGCGCCGTGCCGCCCGCGCCGCGCAGCGCGTAGGACCGGGCCGCTACTGCCTGCGCCTTGAGCGCCTCGGTGTGGAAGGACACGGGCATCTCGGCCATCGTCACCGAGCGCAGGTAGTGCTGCATCGGCAGGTGGTTGACGGTCAGCAGGCTGGTCGTCCCGCGGAAGGTCGCGGTCAGCGTGCCCCGGTAGATGCGCGTCGAGCCGTTCGGTAGGTAGAGGTCGACGGAGCCCTCGGTCGGTGAGCTGAACGACACCGGGCAGGACTGCGGCATGCCCGAGGGCCAGGCGGTGCGCCACGTGCCGCCGGCGTCCAGGCCCTGCAGCGTGCACCCGGCCGCAGACGCGGTCGTGGTGCGGACCCGCCACTGGCTGTAGCCGGGCGGCAGCGGGTATGTCGTGTCGCCCGGTGTGCTGCTCACCACGAGCCCGGGGCGGTGGGCCACGCGGGTGACGCCGTCGTTGTCGATGGTGATGCCGATCCGGATGGTGCCCGTGGAACGGGTCTCCAGGTTGGTGCCCGGGTAGTAGAAGGACAGGATCTGGGCGTGCGAGAGCCCCGCCTGCCCCGCGCCGTGGGCGCCGTACTGGGACATCCCGATCCCGTGGCCGAAACCGCCGCCGGTCACCTGGTAGATGCCGTTGGCCGGCCGCGGGTAGACCTCGGCCCCCGGTTGCGGCCCGGGCAGGGTGGTGATCCCGCTCTCAACCACGGTCTGGGGCGTGCCGAACAGGTCGTCGCCCTCCGCCAGGACACCATGGCGCTGGTCCACCTCGAGGACCGGCGCGTCGTCGTCGAGGACGGGGGCCGCCTCGGGTGCGGGTTGCTGGTCGGGTGCGGGTTGCTGGTCGAGTGAGGGCGTGGGGACGGCGGTGGTGGTCGCGGCGTCCTCCCCGTCGGCGGCGACTGCCGTCGGGGTCAGGACAAGGGCGAGGGCAGTGCAGAAGGCAAGCAACGAGCGACGCATGATGATGGGCTCCTGGGACTGGGCGCGACCGGGACAGGGTCGACGGGAATAGCATGCGCTAGCAGTGACGGATGTGGCAAGGGTGGCGATGAGCTACCCAGCGGTAGTTATGGGTTCGGGTGCGCGGACCAGTTCGCGCCCGGGTCGGCCTACCCTGAGCGCATGACCGAGAATCGCGCGGAGGAGCTGGACGCGGTGATGCACAGCGTCTCGGCAGACGCTCCCGCGCCCGGTGCGGTGTGGGCGGTGGCCTGGGGACCGCGGGAGGAACGGCGGGTGGTCACCGGTTCGGCCGGCGGGCTGGAGCAGGATGCGATCCTGCGCCTGTCGTCGGTCACCAAACTGATTGCGACGGTCGCCGTGCTTGCCCTGGCCGACACCGGAATGCTCGCGCTCGACGACCCGCTCCGGCGGTGGGTGCCGGCCTGGGCGGACCGTCGGGTGCTGCGCGAGCGTCACGGGCAGCTGGCCGACACCGTGCCGGCCGAGCGGGACGTGACGGTGCGTGACCTGCTGCTCATGGGGTTCGGGCTGGGCTACGACATGACCGCCGGCGAAGACGACGAGCTTGCCGCGGCCAGTGCGCGTGAGGAGATCCTGTCCTCGTGGGTCTGCCCCGGCGTCGACCAGCGCACCTGGGTGGAACGGGCCGCCGCACTGCCCATGGCCCACCAGCCTGGGGCCGGATGGCTTTACCAGACCTCCTACGACGCCCTCACCGTCGTCCTGGAGGCCGCGTCCGGTCTCCCGGTGGCGGGCCTGCCGCGTGAGGTGGTCCTTGACCCGCTCGGGCTGGCCGAGACCACATACTCCCTGCGTGCGGACCAGCTGTCGCGCGTGCCCGCACTCTTCTTTCCCGACGAACAGGGGGGTATGCAGCTCGCCGCGCCGGAGGCGGACCGGTCCTTGCTGTCAGCCCCGAGCTTCCCCAGCCTGTCCACCGGGTTGGTGTCCACGGTCACCGACATGGTCGTCTTCGGCCAGCTCCTGCTCGACCTGGGGCTGGGGCCC is a window encoding:
- a CDS encoding serine hydrolase domain-containing protein — its product is MTENRAEELDAVMHSVSADAPAPGAVWAVAWGPREERRVVTGSAGGLEQDAILRLSSVTKLIATVAVLALADTGMLALDDPLRRWVPAWADRRVLRERHGQLADTVPAERDVTVRDLLLMGFGLGYDMTAGEDDELAAASAREEILSSWVCPGVDQRTWVERAAALPMAHQPGAGWLYQTSYDALTVVLEAASGLPVAGLPREVVLDPLGLAETTYSLRADQLSRVPALFFPDEQGGMQLAAPEADRSLLSAPSFPSLSTGLVSTVTDMVVFGQLLLDLGLGPCGRVVSPESVRAMATPALGGAAGELAGEFLDAGLSWGLGAAVDGQGRFGWDGGTGTSLWVDPTAGTAAVLLTRHGMGGVAPPVYLTRFWEAVRSAPWP
- a CDS encoding serine hydrolase domain-containing protein; its protein translation is MTTVPMIDVETLAAAADRGSFSGLVTLDVPGQQPVTHAFGHAHRGLAVPHTRTTRYALASGGKTFTALAVLRLAEDGALRLTDPVRPLLGEDLPLVDDAVTVEQLLTHTSGMGDYLDESAGWESDDYVLPVPVHTLIETEAFVPVVDGVDQVFAPGQRFAYCNGGYVLLALVVERVSGESYHAYVDREVCRRAGLGATGFLRSDELPGDAALGYLYDDGLRTNVLHLPVLGNGDGGIYSTAEDLHRFWGALAGGRVVGEQMLQVLTTPRHDVPDEGLRYAAGLWLHEAAPLWVMEGADAGVSFRSTHDPATGTTLSVLGNTSDGAWPVIGELADLLAS
- a CDS encoding cell wall-binding repeat-containing protein, which encodes MRRSLLAFCTALALVLTPTAVAADGEDAATTTAVPTPSLDQQPAPDQQPAPEAAPVLDDDAPVLEVDQRHGVLAEGDDLFGTPQTVVESGITTLPGPQPGAEVYPRPANGIYQVTGGGFGHGIGMSQYGAHGAGQAGLSHAQILSFYYPGTNLETRSTGTIRIGITIDNDGVTRVAHRPGLVVSSTPGDTTYPLPPGYSQWRVRTTTASAAGCTLQGLDAGGTWRTAWPSGMPQSCPVSFSSPTEGSVDLYLPNGSTRIYRGTLTATFRGTTSLLTVNHLPMQHYLRSVTMAEMPVSFHTEALKAQAVAARSYALRGAGGTAHYDTCDTTACQAYRGMGARNANGTVTWYEHANTTAAVGATNGQVLTYDFGSGVPQLATTMYSSSTGGHTTVGGPGHGYLVAQPDPYDTVANNPRSSWSAQLPVRNLEQRYNIHRVERVQILRRDGHGEWGGRVLDARVEGFTAGGHYTWAYASGGGLQMSNPWPANANGLSSHYFTFDQRGSVERIFGDDRYGTAAQASRAWGTNTNVVYVVNGLDYPDALTAAARAGVYDAPVLLTRSDTIPGATLSALQRLNPARVVVVGGPEAVSTKVTQELRNLTRNRDLTRVGGTNRYATAAAVASYYPAGRARVYLASGEDYPDALAGAALAGHESMPMLLTRQDRLDQATIDQLSRLGAQEVVVLGGSTAVSDAVAEQAAGYSASGTYRRLAGGDRYATMARIAGQFPAGRTPAYVASAQDFPDAIVGAALAGGLHGVPIVLTANDRVRSATAAALTRQSPQAIYLLGGSGVVTDATMELLSPYLR